One Pelobates fuscus isolate aPelFus1 chromosome 8, aPelFus1.pri, whole genome shotgun sequence genomic window carries:
- the LOC134571332 gene encoding uncharacterized protein LOC134571332: METNLDTSESEEYEDDLLKLEQGDILCSSTNDYIVQELLGSGSFGNVVKGVIRATNENVAIKILKDHPRVVKYAKAEVEILSQLNKENPDEFNVVKHYEYFQHNDNICLVFEMLDISLYDFIKKRNNRPLPVRHIRPIVQQVGNALDKLKSLQIIHTDLKPENIMLVNTSKYPFKIKVIDFGCAIHTSKVRVPSYIQTRYYRSPEIILALPFSEAIDMWSVGCIMAELFTGYPLYPGSSEYDQIRYITETQGLPPDNMLDRGAKTEDYFRNDSECEVLSWSLKSENHYEYETGISPVETRRYVFSSLDDMRKVILPLKLVSSDTLVEMGDVWQFIDLLKEMLTMDPDKRITPIGLLSHPFITMAHLQHFARSSYVNHCSQAMEINKEQEVCPESESSNEEEKEKDYNERLLELQCAAEDVMVSPACGMGIIIHNSNYNVNTDIEQEMWPDPPEMETESSNEEEKEKDYNGRLLELQCAAEDVMVSPACGMGIIIHNSNYNVNTDIEQVCFESPEMETELSNEEEKEKDYNGRLLELQCAAEDVMVSPACGMGIIIHNSNYNVNTDIEQVCFESPEMETESSNEEEKEKDYNERLLELQCAAEDVMVSPACGMGIIIHNSNYNMNTDIEQSSTFRDLFSLFIFYAIIQQEVWPDPPEMETESSNEEEKEKDYNGRLLELQCAAEDVMVSPACGMGIIIHNSNYNVNTDLEQVCFESPEMETESSNEEEKEKDYNERLLELEVCPESESSNEEEKEKDYNERLLELQCAAEDVMVSPACGMGIIIHNSNYNVNTDIEQEVCPESPEMETESSNEEDKKEQLIEEDSEKKEKEKKNDRNERHLELHTNSIALAKQIASQTEAEPLGACESSPSAQIEIQDQHAQEGPLLEESSEAEESCEVVAEDMEPDTQERPPQCGKDTSDENEIEILSEFDEGDKVEEEKKKKKRGSRMRRLLRALCCCFHRKPKKLKVNTPETSDVIIYQVHGLCNSSRESSTESEAAASTHSSLPSERSAGMLRKWKCVNDLSQIGM; the protein is encoded by the exons ATGGAGACAAACCTAGATACATCTGAATCTGAGGAGTACGAGGATGACTTGCT TAAATTGGAGCAGGGTGACATCCTGTGCTCTAGCACTAACGATTACATAGTGCAGGAATTGTTGGGCAGCGGCTCCTTTGGAAACGTTGTGAAGGGTGTTATAAGAGCAACCAACGAAAATGTGGCAATCAAAATCTTGAAGGACCACCCACGTGTTGTTAAATATGCTAAGGCTGAGGTGGAAATCCTCTCCCAGCTGAACAAGGAAAACCCAGACGAATTTAACGTTGTTAAGCACTATGAATATTTCCAACACAACGATAACATCTGCCTTGTGTTCGAGATGTTAGATATCAGCCTATACGACTTTATTAAGAAACGCAACAATAGGCCGCTTCCTGTGAGACACATACGCCCTATTGTGCAGCAGGTGGGCAATGCACTGGATAAACTAAAGAGTCTACAGATAATTCATACCGACTTGAAGCCAGAGAATATCATGTTGGTAAACACGTCCAAGTACCCATTCAAGATCAAGGTCATAGACTTTGGTTGTGCCATCCATACATCCAAGGTTCGAGTTCCAAGTTACATACAGACAAGATACTATAG GTCCCCAGAAATAATATTAGCATTACCGTTCTCGGAGGCTATCGACATGTGGTCTGTGGGGTGTATCATGGCAGAGCTTTTTACAGGATATCCATTGTATCCTGGATCATCTGAGTATGATCAG ATCCGCTACATCACTGAGACCCAGGGTTTGCCCCCTGATAACATGCTCGATCGGGGAGCAAAGACCGAGGATTACTTTCGAAACGACAGCGAATGTGAGGTTTTATCATGGAGTTTAAAG AGTGAAAACCACTACGAATATGAGACTGGTATTAGTCCAGTGGAAACAAGGAGATATGTCTTCAGCTCTCTTGATGATATGAGGAAG GTAATTTTACCATTAAAGTTGGTGAGCAGTGACACGCTGGTGGAGATGGGAGACGTATGGCAGTTTATTGATCTGCTGAAGGAAATGCTTACGATGGACCCAGACAAGAGAATAACTCCGATAGGCCTTCTCAGCCATCCCTTCATAACCATGGCACATCTCCAGCACTTTGCACGGAGTTCATA CGTAAATCATTGCTCCCAGGCCATGGAGATaaacaaagaacag GAGGTGTGTCCCGAGTCAGAGTCATCgaatgaagaggaaaaagagaaggaTTACAACGAGAGACTTCTGGAACTT CAATGTGCAGCTGAAGATGTAATGGTTTCTCCAGCTTGTGGGATGGGGATCATTATTCATAACTCTAATTATAACGTGAACACAGACATAGAACAG GAGATGTGGCCTGATCCTCCAGAAATGGAGACAGAGTCATCgaatgaagaggaaaaagagaaggaTTACAACGGGAGACTTCTGGAACTT CAATGTGCAGCTGAAGATGTAATGGTTTCTCCAGCTTGTGGGATGGGGATCATTATTCATAACTCTAATTATAACGTGAACACAGACATAGAACAG GTGTGTTTCGAGTCTCCAGAAATGGAGACAGAGTTATCgaatgaagaggaaaaagagaaggaTTACAACGGGAGACTTCTGGAACTT CAATGTGCAGCTGAAGATGTAATGGTTTCTCCAGCTTGTGGGATGGGGATCATTATTCATAACTCTAATTATAACGTGAACACAGACATAGAACAG GTGTGTTTCGAGTCTCCAGAAATGGAGACAGAGTCATCgaatgaagaggaaaaagagaaggaTTACAACGAGAGACTTCTGGAACTT CAATGTGCAGCTGAAGATGTAATGGTTTCTCCAGCTTGTGGGATGGGGATCATTATTCATAACTCTAATTATAACATGAACACAGACATAGAACAG AGCAGCACATTTcgggatttattttctctctttattttctaTGCAATCATACAACAGGAGGTGTGGCCTGATCCTCCAGAAATGGAGACAGAGTCATCgaatgaagaggaaaaagagaaggaTTACAACGGGAGACTTCTGGAACTT CAATGTGCAGCTGAAGATGTAATGGTTTCTCCAGCTTGTGGGATGGGGATCATTATTCATAACTCTAATTATAACGTGAACACAGACCTAGAACAG GTGTGTTTCGAGTCTCCAGAAATGGAGACAGAGTCATCgaatgaagaggaaaaagagaaggaTTACAACGAGAGACTTCTGGAACTT GAGGTGTGTCCCGAGTCAGAGTCATCgaatgaagaggaaaaagagaaggaTTACAACGAGAGACTTCTGGAACTT CAATGTGCAGCTGAAGATGTAATGGTTTCTCCAGCTTGTGGGATGGGGATCATTATTCATAACTCTAATTATAACGTGAACACAGACATAGAACAG GAGGTGTGTCCCGAGTCTCCAGAAATGGAGACAGAGTCATCGAATGAAGAGGACAAGAAGGAACAGCTGATAGAAGAAGATTCtgagaagaaagaaaaggaaaaaaagaatgaTCGCAACGAGAGACATCTGGAACTT CATACAAATTCTATCGCACTTGCAAAGCAAATAGCTAGCCAAACTGAGGCTGAGCCCCTGGGAGCATGTGAGAGTTCCCCATCAGCACAGATCGAGATCCAAGACCAG CATGCTCAAGAAGGACCTTTACTGGAAGAGTCAAGCGAAGCAGAAGAGAGCTGTGAAGTAGTTGCGGAGGATATGGAACCTGACACCCAGGAAAGACCACCTCAGTGCGGGAAGGATACATCGGATGAAAACGAAATCGAAATCCTGAGTGAGTTTGATGAAGGCGACAAAGtagaggaggagaaaaaaaagaaaaagaggggatcCCGCATGAGACGGTTGCTACGAGCCTTGTGCTGCTGCTTCCACAGAAAACCAAAGAAATTGAAGGTGAACACACCTGAGACCTCAGATGTCATCATATATCAAGTCCATGGACTTTGCAATTCGAGCAGAGAAAGCAGCACAGAGAGCGAAGCCGcagcttccacccactcctccctGCCATCAGAGCGCAGTGCAGGTATGCTGCGGAAATGGAAATGTGTCAACGACCTGTCTCAAATAGGAATGTGA